GGAATATATGAAAGAATAATATAACCTGCGCTAACGGCGCAAAAGCCAACTAAGCTTAagattatcattatcatcatgtTCTTATCAGAAAACGGTCTATATATAATTCGTAACAATATAATAGCGCAGATTCCGCTTACTCCAAAAAAACAGATGTTTATTTCCGTCACCGAGAGgtgcattttttcaataattaatagCGGTAGCCAAATGTCtgtgttaatgaaaaaaaaagctagaaaaaagttagaaaacAAAAGCAGTGCTGAATCGAAGCTAAAAAACAATActttcaaaatctttattacAGTGTGTTGGTTTGAATTTATTGATTGAAGTACTGCTGTTTTGAGTACGGTTGTAGCGTTGTTTTCACTATCGTCCTTTAATAACGGTAGTATATCATCGACATgaaattcattcattttatcaattgaaaaacTGCTTTTACCTATAGCTTTGTAATCAAACTCTTTAGAAACATCATACACCATTGTCATGGTAAGAATTTccataataaaacataaaatacccATAAAAAGCCCGGTAAAGTTTGCGTATTGTAAATGCCAGTGAcctataaaaatgttaatatttttaaaagagaaattTATGCCTGGGCCTAACATGAATCCAAAATATACCATCATTGATAAAATTGACAACTTTGAACTTATTTCATTCGCTGGGTAACTCCGAACCGTTTCGCTGTAAATAATAGGTTTTAATGCTCCACCAAAACCAGTTATAATTCTTcctccaattaaaaaaaaaggtgaaaaggGAAGGCTGTAAATCACATTACCACTAAGCATCCACATGttgcatattaaaaaacaagtattGATGTTTCGACGTCTATCAACATACCTTCCAATAAACGGTGTTATTACAGTAGATGCAAGCATGTATGACACGGAAACAAGACCATAAATTAGTTTTGGATTGTTTGTAAtaatcatttcttttatatatgacCATAATGTTACAATGGTAAGACTCCATTCCATTCCTATAATAATCATTTGAATTGAAAACGCAATGAAAGTATATTTTCTTTTCTGCAACCATTTCTTGTGCTTCTGTTTgcttatattctaaaaaataaagttttaatttttagcatAATATAACAGTataacaattgaaaacttttgataaaaaaaaattgaatacattGAAAATACTGCTTTCTTAGTTTGTCCTAATATCACAGAAGCATTGAgagaatttacaaaaaaaaatcaataaacctTTCTCTAAAAATCTTTAGcggaaattaaatttttttaaatatgttatctGTATCAATATATTGATATGTCTCTGTACCTTAAACTCtcaaacattttacaataattgataaattttcagtttaattatataaagaaactgcCGAGGTATTAATTCTAAATATGAACCGTTAAACTATAAATCCGTGGTTATCAAAGCAATCACCAAAGAAAAAAGAACAAAGAACATAGTCAATATATTCATAATTCAATATATTCAGTTGTTGAAGTTGTTtgaaagttgttgttttttggttGTTGTTATCTGGTTGTAAAGTTGTTCAATAAATTCAGCTGTTGAAAGTTTTCGTTTTCTGATTGTTGTTTTCtggcaaatttttttgttttatttttttggtaaatttgaACAGAATTGTTTCtgatttgaatttaataaaagaaaaagaacttgatcataataaagtaaaagaagaaataatggaaattacattgaaaaatatagagaaattaattacaaacaaactcgaagaacaaaaaaagagtattttaaaagaaacggAGCGCCTGTTAAaagatcaagaaaaaatttttactggTATAATtagtgcaaatttaaaaatactcacTAATCGAttagataaaattgaaaaagaagtaGACACTAACAAATCGAAAGTCTTGAGCATAGAAAAAGACCTACGCGATTTTAAAGAAAGTCTTTAACTTTCAAGAAATAAGCATCAcggaaaaattaaatttgatcaCGAAGCGTTATGAAAAGAAATtaccaatttaaataaaaagacattagATCTGGAGAACCGGTCTCGAAGGAATAATTTAAGAATAGACGAGATATATGAAAAACCAAATGAAAATTGGGCTGAGTGCGAAAATGTAGTAAAGGAAATGTtcaaaaatcaactaaaaattaaaaatgatatagttATAGAAAGAGCTCATAGAATAGGCCCACCTAAAGAAGATAAGAAACCAAGAACTATTGTcctaaagttgttaaatttgcaagataaaacaaaaatacttaatgctACAAAAAACTTGCGAGGAACAAGGATTTATGTTAATGAGGATTTCGTTAAAGAAACGATCAAAAACCGAAAAAAGTTGTGGGATTAAGTCAAAAAGCTGCGACTCGAAGGTAAGTATGCagttataaaatatgataaaattttttctagagAACTTCGGAAGTAAATGTGTTCGTTCTTAAAAAGAActcctttttaatttatttgttataactaATCATGGCTTTAAAAAGTGACTTTGAAACTCTtgcctttaatttttttgaagcgaaattttttttattacacgaAAACTCCGACCcagatataaattatttttatgatcgaatgttcttaatattattatatattagaaaaaatcgAATGTTCTTACTGTTATCCAAGTGAATTAAAAGCAATTCTTTTTAAGAATGTTAACAAGGAAAGCAACGTTCAAATTAGAATTCCACACTTAAAATGGTCCAGTCAAGTTAATTATGCGTCTGGTAAAGCTAATAAAATGTTAGGAATAGtaaaacattcatttaaaaacttagacATAAACGCATCTAAATTATTGTACACCTCTCTTGTAAGACCGCATCTAGACTACGCAAAGTCAATGTGGTGTCCAAAAAAGACGCGAACGTAATGACTTAATCCAACttttcaaaatagtaaaaaaaatagataacttAACATTGGAATACCCACCAGATTTAATAACTTCAAATACGAGAGGTCACAACATGAGGTTTCAtagacaatttattaaaaatccaAAGAGGTACTATTTCTTAACAAATCGTGTCATTAACAGCTGGAATAATTTAGATCAAAACATTGTAGATTCTAAAACACTatatcaatttaaatcaaagttggacttatttttaacataaattggCTGTTAAAGCCTAGATTACCTAGGCTCCGTACATTGTCATTGTACATGTAcacagttattattaaataaataaataaatatcagaagcattaattgtaattttgaaaagttcCAAAATTTACTTGAGgaaactaaatacttttttaatattatttgcttaactgaaacttggGCTACCTCAAACGACATTCTCATTTTGAAATGATTTCTCTTGAAAGGCAAATAAATAAGCGTGGTGGTGGAGTTCTAATTTACGTTCATGAAAATATTAGGCATTGCTGAAGAAATGATCTTTGCGTTTCTGACGGCGATGGAGAAATATTAACAATTGAGATTATTAATGAAcgaacaaaaaacattttaattagcTGTTGTTATCGACCGCCAGATGGCGTGAGCGAGAACTTGAGCATGTTTTTACAGCAAAAAGTTATTGCGAAAGGTAAcaacgaaaagaaaaaaaactttctaattggtaattttattatgaattgtTTTGACTACAATGACGATAACaaagttagaaatttttatgaTGCAGTCTTTGAATCTGGAGCAATTCCTTTAATAAATCGTCCAACTAGAGTAACAAAAAATTCAGCAACCTTGCTGGATAATATTATTTCCACAGACTTGTTCAACAGTAATATAAAATTGGGCATCTTAAAAACAGATATTTCAGACCACTTTCCTATTTTTCTAACCATAAACACTgaccaacaacaacaaaaattaaataaagttataaaaaaacgtttttttaaaccatcaaaTATTGAGTCTTTCAAAAATCAGCTCTCATTATTACATTGGAAACACTTAAATTCTAATGAAAACGCAAACAACctttatgaaaagttctttgaaacATTCACCTCTATTTACGAATCTAATTTCCCAATtgttacaattacattaaaaacaaaacactttaataaTCCCTGGATTACCAAAGGattcaaaaaatcatccaaaacaaaacaaaagctatacataaaatatctgaaaacaaaaacaccagctagcgaaaaaatttacaaaaattacaaaaaattttcgaaaaaattaaaaaaaaacttactattcaaaattaattattaaagttaaaaatgactcaaaaagCACTTGGAaagtattaaaagaaattactggaaaacaaaaaacatgctcaagcTCTTTGCCACAAATGCTGAAAGTCGATAACAATAGCTTGTATGAACCACAAATAATAGctcatgaattcaataaatatttcactgaAATTGGATCAACTCTGTCAAGAAATACCAAAAcctcattttatgattttatggtACCTATTGACAAAGATATTTGCTCTGAAGAATTATCTGCCGAACTATCATTTGatgagtttgaaaaagctttcaaatccttaaaaaaaaataaagcacctGGTGCAGATGAAATAAACagaaatattgttatagattgctacgaacaattaaaaaatgttctttttaaaattttcagagcatCAATTCATCAAGGTATTTTTCCTGAACGTTCAAAACTTGCCAGGGTTACCCCTATCCATAAAGAAGGCGACAGATCCAATATCAGTAACTATCGTCCTATctctgttttttctatattttctaaaattttagaaagaattatctTCAACAgagtatacaattattttaattacaacaacTTATTTCATGACAATGAGTATGGTTTTATAAAAGGAAGTTCAACTGAACATGTCATTATTCAAcaaatcataatttaaaaaatcgaaaACAACTTGTGTATAGTAATGATGGTCAGCAAAGTGAACCCCTGAGCATAacctgtggtgttccacaaggttctattctcGGACCACTACTATTTTCAATGTATGTAAACAACTTAAACAATGCttccaaattgaaaagtataatgttcgctgatgatactaatcttttcttatcgCATACTGATGTTTatgaactcttttcaactacaaACAAAGAACTCAATGTCATTTCTAATTGGttcaaagctaataaattaactttaaatattaacaaaacaaaatgtaaatgtaaaaattcactcctgcgcaaaaaaaggttttttaccaagtaatatgcctcaaatttatattgatgaaacgataataaaaagagatactgttataaaattcttaggtgtttatcttgatgagaatattacttggagaaaacatattgatcatataagcacaaaaattttttaaaaaattggcattttatacaaagcccgaaattatctaaacaaaaaaaacctaacccaactctattattcatttatacacaaTTATATAAATTCGCCTGTCATCGCCTGGGTAAGTAGGGTAGGGTGGGGCAAGATGACCCGTGGGGCAAGAAGTCTTGCTTATGTGAGAGTATCATAGAACGGTAATGTTTTATCCCTCTATAATACTAttcataaagttaaaacaaaatcgtggactaaaaaatgtttttaatattgctgGTAGGTGAGGTTTAAATCGGTTTATAACTTTTTGGAGTATTTTGTTAGTAAGTTGCTTCtaattttgaatgtttattgGATTGGCAATACTTATGCGATTAAGGTAAGAAATGTGTTGTTTTATAGAGAATTTATCCCacaataatatatagtaaaGAAAGTTTATAACTgagcaataaaattaattttatttgtattaaacttGCACTTACTAC
This Hydra vulgaris chromosome 04, alternate assembly HydraT2T_AEP DNA region includes the following protein-coding sequences:
- the LOC101237375 gene encoding uncharacterized protein LOC101237375; amino-acid sequence: MEANNEDNISKQKHKKWLQKRKYTFIAFSIQMIIIGMEWSLTIVTLWSYIKEMIITNNPKLIYGLVSVSYMLASTVITPFIGRYVDRRRNINTCFLICNMWMLSGNVIYSLPFSPFFLIGGRIITGFGGALKPIIYSETVRSYPANEISSKLSILSMMVYFGFMLGPGINFSFKNINIFIGHWHLQYANFTGLFMGILCFIMEILTMTMVYDVSKEFDYKAIGKSSFSIDKMNEFHVDDILPLLKDDSENNATTVLKTAVLQSINSNQHTVIKILKVLFFSFDSALLLFSNFFLAFFFINTDIWLPLLIIEKMHLSVTEINICFFGVSGICAIILLRIIYRPFSDKNMMIMIILSLVGFCAVSAGYIILSYIPNNKALSIFMSIVYMTCNAGTPIIIDVYFVNTLAKMVNSNVLTFVDSVRSSSFTAGALLAFSFSAFIFDYVAIFGTLYIVIMIVIGILFICRKKHFINPKLLI